One Takifugu rubripes chromosome 2, fTakRub1.2, whole genome shotgun sequence genomic region harbors:
- the LOC101074107 gene encoding MAPK/MAK/MRK overlapping kinase isoform X2, with the protein MHCYKVIKKIGEGTFSEVLKAQSLKDGKFYACKTMKQTINSLEQANNLREVQAMKRLSPHANIIQLHELILDKESGTVSLICELMEMNIYELIQGRRTPLPDHTVKNYMYQLCKSLEHMHSCGIFHRDVKPENILIKQNCLKLGDFGSCRSIYSKPPHTEYISTRWYRAPECLLTDGYYSFKMDMWSAGCVFFEIMSLNPLFPGANEVDQASKIHDVLGTPDQSVLQKFKQSRAMHFNFPPKKGTGISRLIPKCPAPALSLLYQMLAYDPDERITADTALRHTYFREIRMAEKRAETFHRLPGTLHGLEGGGSHNCLNRACRPARVGKLRGRNARQTPLLNHNTKHAPAPLARRNIPHYPAELPKLNLVVPGPQIAPAISTVPPFTHRGTLPAIASKKCQSRLAKPQEESRHAAFRSFYIPPLERKHGGF; encoded by the exons CCTGGAGCAGGCCAACAACCTGCGGGAGGTCCAGGCCATGAAGAGGCTGAGCCCACATgcaaatatcatccagcttcaCGAGCTCATTCT TGACAAAGAGTCTGGAACCGTGTCTCTGATCTGCGAGCTGATGGAGATGAACATCTACGAGCTAATCCAAG GACGAAGAACGCCCCTGCCTGACCACACAGTGAAGAACTACATGTACCAGCTTTGCAAGTCACTGGAGCACATGCACAG CTGTGGGATCTTTCACAGAGACGTGAAGCCTGAAAACATCCTGATCAAG CAAAATTGCCTGAAGCTCGGCGACTTCGGTTCTTGCCGGAGCATCTACTCCAAGCCGCCGCACACGGAGTACATCTCGACCCGCTGGTACAGGGCCCCGGAGTGCCTCCTCACCGACGGCTACTACAGCTTTAAGATGGACATGTGGAGCGCCGGCTGCGTCTTCTTCGAGATCATGAG TTTGAACCCTCTGTTTCCCGGAGCCAACGAGGTGGACCAGGCCTCCAAGATCCACGACGTCCTAGGGACGCCGGATCAAAGCGTCCTGCAGAAGTTCAAGCA GTCCCGGGCCATGCACTTCAACTTCCCCCCTAAAAAAGGCACCGGGATCTCTCGCCTGATCCCCAAATGCCCGGCTCCAGCCCTCTCGCTGCTCTACCAGATGCTGGCCTACGACCCGGACGAGCGCATCACCGCGGACACGGCCCTGCGGCACACCTACTTCAGGGAAATCAG GATGGCTGAAAAGAGAGCGGAGACCTTCCACCGCCTCCCCGGGACTCTGCACGGCCTGGAGGGCGGCGGCTCGCACAACTGCCTAAACCGCGCCTGTCGGCCGGCCAGGGTCGGCAAGCTGAGGGGCCGCAACGCCAGACAGACGCCTTTGCTGAAC CACAACACGAAGCACGCCCCGGCGCCGCTGGCCAGGAGGAACATCCCCCACTATCCCGCCGAGCTGCCCAAGCTCAACCTGGTGGTACCGGGGCCGCAGATCGCCCCCGCCATTTCCACCGTGCCTCCGTTCACCCACCGGGGGACGCTGCCGGCCATCGCGTCCAAGAAGTGCCAATCGCGGCTGGCCAAG CCTCAGGAGGAGTCTCGTCACGCAGCTTTCAGGAGCTTCTACATTCCGCCGCTGGAGAGGAAACACGGAGGCTTCTGA
- the wdr20a gene encoding WD repeat-containing protein 20 isoform X2: MLISKMAAEGGGKEMNEIKTQFTTREGVYKLLTHSEYSRPNRVPFNSQGSNPVKVSFVNVNDQSGNGDRICFNVGRELYFYIYKGVRKAADLSKPIDKRIYKGTQPTCHDFNHLTATAESVSLLVGFSAGQVQLIDPIKKETSKLFNEERLIDKSRVTCVKWVPGSESLFLVSHASGSMYLYNVEHTCGTTAPHYQLLKQGENYSVHTCKSKSTRNPLLKWTVGEGALNEFAFSPDGKFLACVSQDGFLRVFNFDAVELHGTMKSYFGGLLCVCWSPDGKYIVAGGEDDLVTVWSFLDCRVIARGHGHKSWVSVVAFDHYTTSVEESDPMEFSGSDEDFQDQMIHFGRDRANSTQSRLSKRNSTDSRPVSVTYRFGSVGQDTQLCLWDLTEDILFPHLPLSRTRTHTNVMNATSPHAGATIITNTSSNATNGNNSGANTPAVNSLSTALPRSNSLPHAAATTATANNTNKAGGGGGIVDSAIATGVSKFATLSLHDRKERHHEKDHKRNHSMGHISSKSSDKLNLLTKTKSDPAKTLGTLLCPRMEDVPLLEPLICKKIAHERLTVLIFLEDCLVTACQEGFICTWARPGKVGLLSSQNQASSPSGTVV, from the exons ATGCTAATTTCAAAGATGGCggcggagggaggagggaaggagatgaACGAAATCAAAACTCAGTTCACCACCCGGGAAGGCGTCTACAAACTCCTCACGCACTCCGAATACAGCCGTCCGAACAGGGTGCCTTTCAACTCGCAGGGCTCCAACCCCGTCAAGGTCTCCTTCGTGAACGTCAACGACCAGTCGGGCAACGGCGACAGGATCTGTTTCAATGTGGGCCGAGAGCTCTACTTCTACATCTACAAAGGCGTTCGAAAG GCCGCCGACCTGAGCAAGCCCATCGACAAGCGCATCTACAAGGGAACGCAGCCGACCTGCCACGACTTCAACCACCTCACGGCCACCGCGGAGAGCGTGTCCCTGCTGGTGGGCTTCTCGGCAGGACAGGTGCAGCTCATCGATCCCATCAAGAAGGAAACGAGCAAGCTCTTCAACGAGGAG AGACTCATAGACAAGTCCAGAGTGACATGTGTGAAATGGGTGCCGGGCTCTGAAAGCCTGTTTCTGGTCTCTCATGCCAGTGGGAGTATGTACCTGTACAACGTGGAGCATACGTGCGGCACCACGGCGCCGCACTACCAGCTCCTGAAGCAGGGCGAGAACTACTCGGTGCACACCTGTAAGAGTAAATCCACGCGGAACCCTCTCCTGAAATGGACGGTGGGCGAGGGGGCATTGAACGAGTTCGCCTTCTCTCCAGACGGGAAGTTCCTAGCTTGCGTGAGCCAAGACGGCTTCCTGCGCGTCTTCAACTTTGACGCGGTGGAGCTGCACGGCACCATGAAGAGCTACTTCGGAGGCCTGCTCTGCGTGTGCTGGAGCCCCGACGGCAAATACATCGTGGCGGGCGGGGAGGACGACCTGGTGACCGTGTGGTCGttcctggactgcagggtcATCGCCCGGGGTCACGGCCACAAGTCCTGGGTCAGCGTGGTGGCGTTCGACCATTACACCACCAGCGTGGAAGAGAGCGACCCGATGGAGTTCAGCGGCAGCGACGAGGACTTCCAGGATCAGATGATCCACTTCGGGCGGGACCGAGCGAACAGCACGCAGTCCCGTCTCTCCAAGCGCAACTCCACGGACAGTCGGCCCGTTAGCGTCACGTACCGCTTCGGCTCAGTGGGCCAGGACACTCAGCTGTGCCTGTGGGACCTCACCGAGGACATTCtcttcccccacctccctctctctcggaCACGAACGCACACTAACGTGATGAACGCGACCAGCCCCCACGCTGGCGCCACGATAATCACCAACACCTCTAGTAACGCTACCAACGGCAACAACAGCGGCGCCAATACCCCCGCCGTCAACTCCCTCTCCACCGCTTTGCCCCGCTCCAACAGCCTGCCCCACGCTGCCgccaccaccgccaccgccaacaacaccaacaaagccggcggcggcggtggcatCGTGGACAGCGCCATCGCCACGGGCGTCAGCAAGTTCGCCACGCTGTCGCTCCACGACCGAAAGGAGCGGCACCACGAGAAGGACCACAAACGCAACCACAGCATGGGCCACATCAGCAGCAAGAGCAGCGACAAGCTCAACCTGCTGACCAAAACCAAATCGGACCCCGCTAAGACTCTGGGCACTCTGCTGTGCCCGCGCATGGAGGACGTGCCCCTCCTGGAGCCCCTCATCTGTAAAAAGATAGCACACGAGAGACTGACTGTACTCATATTTTTAGAGGACTGTTTAGTGACTGCTTGTCAGGAGGGATTTATTTGCACATGGGCGAGGCCAGGCAAAGTG gGTTTACTATCATCCCAAAACCAAGCCAGCTCTCCCAGTGGGACAGTAGTATAG
- the wdr20a gene encoding WD repeat-containing protein 20 isoform X1, with protein MLISKMAAEGGGKEMNEIKTQFTTREGVYKLLTHSEYSRPNRVPFNSQGSNPVKVSFVNVNDQSGNGDRICFNVGRELYFYIYKGVRKAADLSKPIDKRIYKGTQPTCHDFNHLTATAESVSLLVGFSAGQVQLIDPIKKETSKLFNEEVRHAKPSVLIGRCVTLRSRFPSPSFVSRTSTLFARQRLIDKSRVTCVKWVPGSESLFLVSHASGSMYLYNVEHTCGTTAPHYQLLKQGENYSVHTCKSKSTRNPLLKWTVGEGALNEFAFSPDGKFLACVSQDGFLRVFNFDAVELHGTMKSYFGGLLCVCWSPDGKYIVAGGEDDLVTVWSFLDCRVIARGHGHKSWVSVVAFDHYTTSVEESDPMEFSGSDEDFQDQMIHFGRDRANSTQSRLSKRNSTDSRPVSVTYRFGSVGQDTQLCLWDLTEDILFPHLPLSRTRTHTNVMNATSPHAGATIITNTSSNATNGNNSGANTPAVNSLSTALPRSNSLPHAAATTATANNTNKAGGGGGIVDSAIATGVSKFATLSLHDRKERHHEKDHKRNHSMGHISSKSSDKLNLLTKTKSDPAKTLGTLLCPRMEDVPLLEPLICKKIAHERLTVLIFLEDCLVTACQEGFICTWARPGKVGLLSSQNQASSPSGTVV; from the exons ATGCTAATTTCAAAGATGGCggcggagggaggagggaaggagatgaACGAAATCAAAACTCAGTTCACCACCCGGGAAGGCGTCTACAAACTCCTCACGCACTCCGAATACAGCCGTCCGAACAGGGTGCCTTTCAACTCGCAGGGCTCCAACCCCGTCAAGGTCTCCTTCGTGAACGTCAACGACCAGTCGGGCAACGGCGACAGGATCTGTTTCAATGTGGGCCGAGAGCTCTACTTCTACATCTACAAAGGCGTTCGAAAG GCCGCCGACCTGAGCAAGCCCATCGACAAGCGCATCTACAAGGGAACGCAGCCGACCTGCCACGACTTCAACCACCTCACGGCCACCGCGGAGAGCGTGTCCCTGCTGGTGGGCTTCTCGGCAGGACAGGTGCAGCTCATCGATCCCATCAAGAAGGAAACGAGCAAGCTCTTCAACGAGGAGGTACGTCATGCGAAACCCAGCGTTTTGATTGGCCGATGTGTGACGCTGCGCTCACgttttccttctccctcttttgtCTCTCGAACCTCGACGCTCTTCGCCCGCCAGAGACTCATAGACAAGTCCAGAGTGACATGTGTGAAATGGGTGCCGGGCTCTGAAAGCCTGTTTCTGGTCTCTCATGCCAGTGGGAGTATGTACCTGTACAACGTGGAGCATACGTGCGGCACCACGGCGCCGCACTACCAGCTCCTGAAGCAGGGCGAGAACTACTCGGTGCACACCTGTAAGAGTAAATCCACGCGGAACCCTCTCCTGAAATGGACGGTGGGCGAGGGGGCATTGAACGAGTTCGCCTTCTCTCCAGACGGGAAGTTCCTAGCTTGCGTGAGCCAAGACGGCTTCCTGCGCGTCTTCAACTTTGACGCGGTGGAGCTGCACGGCACCATGAAGAGCTACTTCGGAGGCCTGCTCTGCGTGTGCTGGAGCCCCGACGGCAAATACATCGTGGCGGGCGGGGAGGACGACCTGGTGACCGTGTGGTCGttcctggactgcagggtcATCGCCCGGGGTCACGGCCACAAGTCCTGGGTCAGCGTGGTGGCGTTCGACCATTACACCACCAGCGTGGAAGAGAGCGACCCGATGGAGTTCAGCGGCAGCGACGAGGACTTCCAGGATCAGATGATCCACTTCGGGCGGGACCGAGCGAACAGCACGCAGTCCCGTCTCTCCAAGCGCAACTCCACGGACAGTCGGCCCGTTAGCGTCACGTACCGCTTCGGCTCAGTGGGCCAGGACACTCAGCTGTGCCTGTGGGACCTCACCGAGGACATTCtcttcccccacctccctctctctcggaCACGAACGCACACTAACGTGATGAACGCGACCAGCCCCCACGCTGGCGCCACGATAATCACCAACACCTCTAGTAACGCTACCAACGGCAACAACAGCGGCGCCAATACCCCCGCCGTCAACTCCCTCTCCACCGCTTTGCCCCGCTCCAACAGCCTGCCCCACGCTGCCgccaccaccgccaccgccaacaacaccaacaaagccggcggcggcggtggcatCGTGGACAGCGCCATCGCCACGGGCGTCAGCAAGTTCGCCACGCTGTCGCTCCACGACCGAAAGGAGCGGCACCACGAGAAGGACCACAAACGCAACCACAGCATGGGCCACATCAGCAGCAAGAGCAGCGACAAGCTCAACCTGCTGACCAAAACCAAATCGGACCCCGCTAAGACTCTGGGCACTCTGCTGTGCCCGCGCATGGAGGACGTGCCCCTCCTGGAGCCCCTCATCTGTAAAAAGATAGCACACGAGAGACTGACTGTACTCATATTTTTAGAGGACTGTTTAGTGACTGCTTGTCAGGAGGGATTTATTTGCACATGGGCGAGGCCAGGCAAAGTG gGTTTACTATCATCCCAAAACCAAGCCAGCTCTCCCAGTGGGACAGTAGTATAG
- the LOC105418611 gene encoding uncharacterized protein produces MAYRRRRQLNNSDHSDVPSTVEQLSFKYMEMCKVESSTDSDSEISPRWSDTSTLGCMSSTPETPTLKLMHKPRGRHDCSLLLDPYDGSSEDSDESDLTAPRRWARRSSGAGGGSCRFLGKNRRFLLLKSGCRDPASEQPLLDVQMTCESEAELWLCEIDLRPSDGEQGGGVDLEESTVRAQTMDVQLLDDSGVHAPLPSTVGPGNLPDSSSERSPSPCLYKRKMCFPGAEVSELGQRKRQRVPSMEEGASASQPGLSHVNTD; encoded by the exons ATGGCGTACAGAAGAAGACGACAGCTAAACAATTCAG ACCACAGTGATGTTCCCAGCACCGTGGAGCAGCTTTCTTTCAAATACATG GAAATGTGTAAAGTGGAATCCAGCACAGACTCTGACTCTGAGATCAGCCCGAGATGGTCAGACACCAGCACTTTG GGATGTATGAGCAGCACCCCAGAGACTCCAACACTTAAATTAATGCACAAGCCCCGTGGAAGACATGACTGTTCCTTG CTTCTGGATCCGTATGATGGAAGCTCTGAGGATTCTGACGAGTCCGATCTGACTGCTCCCAGAAGGTGGGCGAGACGGAGCagtggtgcaggaggaggaagctgcaggttCCTGGGCAAGAACAGGAGGTTCCTCCTGCTGAAGAGTGGCTGCAGGGATCCAGCATCGGAGCAGCCTCTCCTGGATGTCCAGATGACGTGTGAGAGTGAGGCTGAACTGTGGCTCTGTGAGATTGACCTCAGGCCCTCAGATGGTGAGCAAGGTGGTGGCGTCGACCTTGAAGAGTCAACGGTGCGTGCTCAAACCATGGAtgtgcagctgctggatgaTTCCGGGGTGCacgctcctcttccttccacGGTGGGACCTGGGAATTTGCCCGACAGCTCCTCTGAGAGGTCCCCCAGTCCCTGCCTTTACAAGAGAAAGATGTGCTTTCCCGGAGCAGAAGTGTCGGAGCTGgggcagaggaagaggcagcGCGTCCCCAGCATGGAGGAAGGAGCGTCCGCGTCACAACCAGGGCTGAGCCACGTCAACACGGACTGA